A genomic stretch from Mesoplodon densirostris isolate mMesDen1 chromosome 3, mMesDen1 primary haplotype, whole genome shotgun sequence includes:
- the LOC132485976 gene encoding LOW QUALITY PROTEIN: ubiquitin carboxyl-terminal hydrolase 1-like (The sequence of the model RefSeq protein was modified relative to this genomic sequence to represent the inferred CDS: deleted 1 base in 1 codon) encodes MPRVIPRESNRLSRGSPSKKPRRPLKFFQKKETKRALDFTDSQGNEEKTSEYRGSEIDQVIPAAQSSRVNCEKRKNLLPFVGLNNLGNTCYLNSILQVLYFCPGFKSGVKHLFNIISRKKEALKDEASQKAKGNCKGDSSVSFELICSLHSLIISVEQLQASFLLHPEKYSHKLATQPRRLLNTLRKLNPMYGGYLQHDAQEVLQCILGHIQETCQLLKKGVKNVAELSTKVEEKHQKEEMSGHNSMEMDSMRHSEDYKEKLPKVHGKRKSDTELGNMKKKVKVSKDHQSLKENQRQTRSKRKATVDSSDIPAKIIPQYISENESARLSQKTSRVKRNWFKSIAKLLSIISKFFSLGKITTNQESKGQSKENERGLEEDMGKYENDNTADGCGLESPGKNVMPVKEVKPINKGAEPIGFELVEKLFQGQLVIRTRCLECESLTERREDFQDIIVPVQEDELSKVEESPESSSEPKPDMKTLRWAISQFASVERIGGENKYFCENCRHYTEAERSLLFDAMPEVLTIHLKCFAASGLEFDCYGGGLSKINTPLLIPLKLSLEEWSTKPTNDSYGLFAVVMHSGITISSGHYTAAVKVTDLNSLELDEENFVIHQMCEVGKPEPLNEEEARGVVKNYDDEEVSIRVSGNTQPSKVLNKKNVDTLGLLRGQKTQADYELYNKASHPDKVASTAFAENRNSETNNTNGTHESDRNKESNDQTGINMSDFENKISYAVQSLKEYEGKWLLFNDSQVKVTEEKDFLNSLSPSTSPTSTPYLLFYKKL; translated from the exons ATGCCCCGTGTCATACCTCGTGAAAGTAATAGGCTTTCAAGAGGTAGTCCCTCAAAAAAACCCAGACGTCCCTTGAAGTTTTTTCAGAAGAAGGAAACCAAGAGAGCCTTGGATTTCACAGATTctcaaggaaatgaagaa aaaacttctgAATACAGAGGATCTGAAATTGATCAAGTTATTCCTGCAGCACAGTCCTCACGTGTCAactgtgagaagagaaaaaacttgTTACCGTTTGTGGGACTGAATAATCTCGGCAATACTTGTTATCTTAATAGTATACTTCAGGTATTATATTTTTGTCCTGGTTTTAAATCTGGAGTGAAGcacttatttaatattatttcaaggaagaaagaagcccTAAAAGATGAAGCCAGTCAGAAAGCTAAGGGAAATTGCAAAGGAGATTCTTCAGTAAGTTTTGAACTAATATGCAGCTTACATTCCTTGATCATTTCAGTCGAACAGCTTCAGGCTAGTTTTCTCTTACATCCAGAGAAATATTCTCATAAACTTGCTACTCAGCCAAGGCGACTACTTAACACACTCAGGAAACTCAACCCTATGTATGGAGGATATCTACAGCATGATGCACAGGAAGTATTACAGTGTATTTTGGGACACATTCAAGAAACATGCCAACTCCtaaaaaaaggagtaaaaaatgTGGCAGAGTTATCTACTAAGgtagaagaaaaacatcagaaagaggaaatgagtGGTCATAACAGCATGGAGATGGACAGTATGAGGCATTCTGAAGACTATAAAGAAAAGTTGCCaaaagtacatgggaaaagaaaaagtgacactGAACTTGGTAAcatgaagaaaaaagttaaagtcTCTAAGGACCACCAGTctttgaaagaaaaccagagacaaaccagatcaaaaagaaaagctacaGTTGATTCATCAGATATTCCTGCTAAAATAATCCCCCAGtacatttctgaaaatgagaGTGCAAGACTCTCACAAAAGACATCAAGAGTTAAAAGAAACTGGTTCAAGTCTATAGCTAAGCTACTCAGCATTATTTCTAAATTCTTTAGTCTGGGTAAAATAACAACAAACCAAGAATCCAAAGGacaatctaaagaaaatgaacgTGGTCTTGAAGAGGACATGGGGAAGTATGAGAATGATAATACAGCTGATGGTTGTGGACTTGAATCTCCAGGGAAGAATGTTATGCCTGTTAAGGAAGTTAAGCCCATcaacaaaggtgcagagccaaTTGGTTTTGAGCTGGTGGAGAAACTATTTCAAGGTCAGCTGGTAATAAGGACTCGTTGCTTAGAATGTGAAAGCttaacagaaagaagagaagatttTCAAGACATCATTGTACCAGTGCAAGAAGATGAGCTTTCCAAAGTAGAGGAGAGTCCTGAAAGTTCTTCAGAGCCAAAACCAGACATGAAGACCCTGAGATGGGCAATTTCCCAGTTTGCTTCAGTGGAGAGGAttggaggagaaaataaatatttctgtgaaaattgccgtCATTATACTGAAGCTGAACGAAGTCTTTTGTTTGACGCAATGCCTGAAGTTCTAACTATTCATTTGAAGTGCTTTGCTGCTAGTGGCTTGGAGTTTGATTGTTATGGTGGTGGACTTTCCAAGATCAACACTCCTTTACTGATACCTCTTAAACTGTCACTAGAAGAATGGAGCACAAAGCCAACCAATGACAGCTATGGATTATTTGCAGTTGTGATGCATAGTGGCATTACAATTAGTAGCGGGCATTATACTGCTGCTGTGAAAGTCACTGACCTTAACAGTTTAGAACTAGATGAGGAAAATTTTGTGATCCACCAAATGTGTGAAGTAGGTAAGCCAGAACCATTGAATGAGGAGGAAGCAAGGGGTGTGGTCAAAAACTATGACGATGAAGAAGTGTCGATTAGAGTCAGTGGAAATACCCAGCCAAGTAAAGTTTtgaacaaaaaaaatgtagacactCTTGGACTTCTCAGAGGACAAAAGACTCAAGCAGATTATGAGTTATACAACAAAGCATCTCATCCTGATAAAGTTGCCAGTACAGCATTTGctgaaaatagaaattctgagaCGAACAATACTAATGGGACCCATGAATCTGATAGAAACAAGGAATCCAATGACCAAACAGGCATTAACATgagtgattttgaaaacaaaatttcatatgcagtgcaAAGCTTAAAGGAGTATGAGGGGAAGTGGTTGCTTTTTAATGATTCTCAAGTGAAAGTTactgaagagaaggactttttgaattctctttccccttctacaTCTCCTACATCTACTCCTTACTtgctattttataagaaattatag